The Meiothermus ruber DSM 1279 genome includes the window AAGCTGCGCTGGGCCTACCCCGGCCAGTCCGAGCAAGTCGTGCCCCCTTCGGCCTTTGTGCGCCACCAGAAGGCCCGCATCGGCTACTTTGGCCCCAAACTGCCCTGGCCCACCGTAGCCACCCACGCCGCCCTGCTGCCCGATGGCCGGGTGATGACCTTCCACGGCCTCGACCCGGTGGGTAAGGGCCAGGGCGATAACTACCGCGATTACAGCAAACACGCCTCCACCCAGGTTTTCGTCTGGACGCCCGGCACCCCCACCGATGCCCAGAGCCAGGCCCGCTACGACAACACCCGCACCGACCTTTTCTGCTCGGGTTACGTGCTGGCCGCCAACGGCAAGCTCTATCTGGCCGGGGGCAACCTGGGCTACGACTACACCGCCAGTGGCGGTGAATACGGATTTCCGGCTGGGCATAAACATACCAACATCTTCGACCCCAGCACCAACACCTGGAGCGCCGGCCCCGACATGACCTACGGCCGTTGGTACCCTAGCGTGATTACCCTTCCCAACGAAGAAATGCTAATTATTGGGGGCAACCGCGACCAGCACAATGGGGATGGGGACATATATAGACAGGACTGGAACACCATACCCGATGTGTGGAATCCTTTTACCAATACTCTTCGTCGGCTGACTGGGGCCGAGTCCATTGACATCAATGGCAACGTGCTGATCAACCATTTCTACCCCTGGGTGCACGTGGCTCCCAATGGGCAAGTATTTCTCTCAGGTAACTATGAAAAATGGTTTTATATCAACACAACAGGCCAGGGCTCGCTAGGCCCGGTTCACAGTTCATTAGTGGATCGTTACTACGGCTCCTCTGTAATGTACCAGCCGGGAAAGATTTTGATACTGGGCGGGGGTGATGTTCAAAAAAGCAACCCTCCTGGTATAAGCCGAGGAGAGAACTCTGCCCAGGTAATCGAACTGAACCCCAATAATCAGAGCATTTCGGTGCGTAACGTAGCCCCCATGGCCTACAAACGCACGCATGTCAACGCTACCCTTATGCCGGATGGGCGCATCTTTGTAAACGGCGGGAATGAGGATGGTATCCAGTTTAGCAACGCAACAGCGGTGTACGAGAGCGAGATCTGGTCGCCCCTTACCGAGACCTTTAAGCGCGCTGCCGAGGCCCAGTGTCCCCGCACCTACCACTCCACCGCCCTACTGCTGCTAGATGGCACCATCATCACCATGGGTGGTGGGGCCACTGGAGGTGATGACCTACCCAACCTGCCAGAGTGCGATAAAACCAAGGGCAACGAGCAGAAGGTCAACCAGCTCAACGCCGAGATCTACTACCCGCCCTACCTGCACAATGCCGATGGCAGCCTTGCCAGCCGTCCGGTGGTGCAGAGCGCGCCGGATCGCATTAGCTACGGCCAGAGCTTTGCCCTAACCACCGACGTACCCGCCACGGCGGTGGAGCGGGTGACCCTGGTGGCTTTTGGTGCGGTAACCCATGCCTTCAACATGGGCCAGCGCTTTATCGAGCTAAACTTTACGCGCACTGGCCCCAATTCCCTCCAGGTGACCGCGCCAGCCAGCCCCAACCTGGCTACCCCCGGCTTTTACCAGCTTTATGTGCTGGATGGCCGGGGGGTGCCGTCGGAGGCCAGGGTGGTGCGTCTGCGGGATGCCAGCCTGCCCTAGCGCACCTCAAAGGGGCCCAGGTCGGGGGCGCTGCCCTGGAGGCGGGGCTTGGCCTGGAAGTCTATGGCTGGGGCCCGCTCGGTAATGCCTTTGTCAATAGCTGGGCTGCTACTTTGCAGGGTGTAGTTGCCGCTGCCGTCGGGCTGGAAGTTTACAAAACCGGGGTCGAGGCTCAGGCTGCCCTGCTGGGTGCTGGTTTGCAGGCGCCAGTTGGTGGTGTTGTTCCAGACCAGGTTGTTCACAAAGCGATTCACCCCGGTGTTGCCCTCCTCGCTGATGCCACGGGGGTTGCCTACCACAATGTTGTTGGCTACCAGGAAGTTTTCGGCCCGGTTGCCACGGGTGTTGTCGCCTGAGCCCACCGAGATGCCGCCATATAGGTTGGCGAAGGAGAGGTTATTGCTGATGGTCACAGCGGTGGCAGCATGCCAGGAGGTGATGCCAAAGCCCCGGGCACGGTAGGTGATGTTGTTTTGCACCAGGCCGCGGGGGGCACCCTGGTAAATGCCGTGGATGCGGGTACAGAAACCTGCCGAGAGGTCGCCAATATCGTGTACCAGGTTGCCCAGCATCACCCCATCCGAGGAGTCGGGTGAGCTCATGTTAACCCCGGCCCCGCCGTTGGAGTCACACTGGGCCCGGATGCCATAGACGTGGTTGAACAAGAAGCGGTTGTAGGGGGCCCAGCTAATAATGCCGCTGTTGGTGGCGTTGGTAACTTCGAACCCGACGATATCCACGTAGCTGCCGCGGACATCAATACCGAAGAGATTGCCCTGGGCGTTGAGTTTGGCGCCCCAGCGGATATCGGAGGCGATGGTGATGCGCTGGCTGGACGTACCGGAGGCGGTAACCTGGACAGACTCGTTGTAGGAGCCTGGGAGCACCCGCAGGACATCGCCGGGCTTAAGTTTCTGCACGGCGAAGGAGAGGGTGGCCCAGGGGCGTTCGCGGGAGCCGTCGTTGGCGTTGCTGCCGGAGGGGCTTACGTAGTAGGTGGGGCCGCTGGGCAGGGTGTAGCCGCCGTAGTCTGTGCCAAACGAACCACCACCCGAACCGCCGCTACTTGAGCCGCCAACCTGCAGGTTCAGAGTGGCGCTGGCGCTTAGCCCTTCGGCATCGTAGACCCGGATGACCGCGGTGTTGCTACCGCTCACCAGCGGAATCCAAAAGATAATGTTGCCGCTCTGGGTGGGCTGTATGGCGATGTCTTGCTCAGGGCCCCCGTTCACCTGGCGGGTTAGGCGGGTAACGGCCTTATCGTCGCTGATGCTAACCTCTGCTCTGGTGCCAGCGCCGCTGACGGTGGCCCCGTTGGACGGGCTAAGGATGCGTATACTGGGCGCCTGATTGGAAGACGAGGAAGGGGAGGGCGCCGATTGGTCAGTGGCGCAGGCCGTTATTAACCCAACCAGTAAAAGGAAGAACAATTGCCGCATTAGACAGAACTCCTTGGGTAAAGGCGTTACGCTTACCCGTGCATGAGGAGGGGAGAACTGCTTCCCAACCCCAGAACGTTACAAACGATATCGGGATAAAAAAAGAGTTTTTCTATTAAACGTTAAATGGATCTTTAAAAAAACTTGATTATGTAACGAAATAGATCACGCCCACGGCGCAAACCCCTACGGCGTGAGAGCGGCAAAAGAACAGACTTCTGTACCCCGAATGTCTATGCTGAGGGGGGCGCAGCCTGTAGATGGTTGAAGGGTTTCTATGAATGAACTGCTGCTGGCTTTGTTGGCAACGCTGACCGCTGCTGTATTGGTAGGGCTATCCCTGCCCCTGGCCCGGAGCCTGGGTATTGTTGATCGGCCGGGGGTTATCAAAATTCATACCCTGCCCACCCCGCGGTTTGGTGGGGTGGGGATTGTGGCCAGTGTGCTGCTTTGGGGCTATTACACCCAGGTGGTGGCTGGCTGGGCTTTGCTGGGATTGTTGGTTATAGCTATTACGGGCGGTCTGGATGACCGCTTTAGCCTTTCGCCCAGGCTGCGCCTGCTGGCCGAGCTGGTCGCCGGGGTTGTGCTGGGTATGCATTTCTGGAGTGCTTTGGGGTGGGGTGGGGTGGGGCTGGCGGTGGTTCTGGTATTGCTTATGTCCAACGCGGTCAACCTGATTGACGGGATGAACGGTCTGGCCGCCGGCAACGCCCTGATCTCGGCCGTTGGAATCGCCATCTTGTTGTGGTCAATTCCTGCCGGGGCTGGGCTGGCTGTAATTTTGGCTGCGAGCTTGCTAGGGTTTCTATTCTGGAACTACCCTCGAGCCAAGACCTTTATGGGTGATAGCGGCAGTCTATCCATTGGCTATCTACTGGCCATGCTGCTCTTGATGGCCGCAGCCCAGGGTGGGGCCACCTTTGGGGCAGCGCTGATGATGGTGGGCTTCCCCCTGTACGATACCGCAGCGGGCATTATCCGGCGCTGGCGGCGGGGTAAGCCCATCTTTGACGGGGATCGGGATCACACCTACGATCGACTGGATCAGCTTTATTTGCGGAACCCGGCCAAGACCGTGGCGGTGGTCTGGCTGGTGAGCGGGGTGTTGGTGCTGGCAGGGCTGGTGATAGGCAAGGTGGACGTTGGGATGGGCTTGGTTTTGGGGGTGTTATTGGCGGCTGTTCTGTTCTGGGGCGCGTACAGGCTGGGCTCGTTGTAGGTTTCCTACTCGGCCAGGCGCTCTTGTATGGGGTTGTCTTCCAGGGCCCGGCGGCATTCGCGAAACACGTACAGCACCAACACCGGGAAGGGTATATCGAGCTCGAGCGCCTCCTGCACAGCGTAGTAGCGTGTGGGGTCGGCGGTACGCACGCGGGGCCCCAGCGCGGCCCATAGCTTGAGCAAGGCTTCGCGGCTCTTTGGCGGGGCTTCCTCGAAGCGTTTGAGCGGGTTGGTGGGCGTGTGCATTTTCAACAGGTAGGGCCGGGCGGACTCCATCGCACCCTAGATTAGACCCACCTGAGTTTTTCAACAGTATTCCAGGTTAAGCACCGACCAACCGTTTAGCTGAGAGGATTTTGGGTAATTCGGTCTCGAGCGAGCGTTCTTCCAGGGCGAAAGCATGGCGCATATGGACTGGATCGGCGGTGTTGCCCATCTTGAGCTGAAGGTACTGGTCGCGCGTAATGGGGCTGAAGGGCAGAGGGGAGATGAGGGGAACTACCCAGTCCATCAGGGTCAGTGGGATGGAGAGCAGGGGTTTGCGGGAGCCCAGGGTGTCCCGTACCAGGAGCAGCAGCTCGCGGAAGGTATATTCCTTAGGCCCTACCAGGTTGTAGCTGCGGTGAATGGTGTTGGGGCGGCCCAGGGCTTGCTCGAAGGCCGCGGCCACGTCCCCCACCCAGATGGGCCGGAAGACAAAGCGGCCATCGCCAATCAGGGGGATGAAGGGGATGGGGGCGGTGACCAGGCCCTTCAGAATGCCCCCAAAAAACTCGTCGCCCTGACCGAAAATCAAGCTGGGGCGCAGAATGGTCCAGTCCAGCCTCGAGGCCTGTACCAGTTCTTCGCCCTCGGCCTTGGTTTCGTAGTAGCGGCTGCCTGTCCCGCGGGCGGTGCCCAGCGCGGACATGTGCACGAAGCGAGCAATTCCGGCTGCTTTGGCGGCTGCCAGGCTGTGCCGCACCCCATCCACGTGGGCCTGGCGGAAGGTCTGGTCGCCGCGCTCGCGAATGATGCCCACCAGGTAAATGAGCGCTTCCTGGCCCTGGGCGGCCTCGAGCAGCCCCTCGTTTTTGGCCGCATCGGCCATCACATAGCGCACCCCCGAAAGCGGCCCCTCCCCCCGCCTCGAGGCCACCGTGACCTGGTGGCCCCGCTCCAGCAGGTGCTGCGCCATGTGGGTGCCCACATAGCCGCTGCCGCCGACAATCAGTACCTTCATCGCTACCTCAGACCGCTTGCAGCATCCGGCTTTCAGCTTCCAGCTCCAGGGTTTTGCGGTCTACCAGATAAATTTTGCGGTAGCCGGTATCCAGGATGCCTTCGTGGCGCAGGTCGGAGAGCAGTTTGCTCACCGACTCGCGGGTGGAAGCGGTGGCATCGGCAATCTCTTCATGGCTGGCGGTGACGTAGATTCCCCGCTCGTCCTGCCCCTGGGCAGCGGTGGCAGCCAGGTAGAGCAGATAGCGGCAGATACGGCTGCGGAGCTCCCCCCACTGCAGGTGGGTTTCGTAGGCCTGTACCTGGGCCATCTGGCTGGCCAGGCTGGCGGCCAGGGCCCGCAGGTCGTCGCTGGAGAGGGTTTGGGGGTCAACAGCAAAAGCCGCTGCATCGGTGAGGGCTTCGG containing:
- a CDS encoding choice-of-anchor Q domain-containing protein, encoding MNGGPEQDIAIQPTQSGNIIFWIPLVSGSNTAVIRVYDAEGLSASATLNLQVGGSSSGGSGGGSFGTDYGGYTLPSGPTYYVSPSGSNANDGSRERPWATLSFAVQKLKPGDVLRVLPGSYNESVQVTASGTSSQRITIASDIRWGAKLNAQGNLFGIDVRGSYVDIVGFEVTNATNSGIISWAPYNRFLFNHVYGIRAQCDSNGGAGVNMSSPDSSDGVMLGNLVHDIGDLSAGFCTRIHGIYQGAPRGLVQNNITYRARGFGITSWHAATAVTISNNLSFANLYGGISVGSGDNTRGNRAENFLVANNIVVGNPRGISEEGNTGVNRFVNNLVWNNTTNWRLQTSTQQGSLSLDPGFVNFQPDGSGNYTLQSSSPAIDKGITERAPAIDFQAKPRLQGSAPDLGPFEVR
- a CDS encoding Crp/Fnr family transcriptional regulator, with protein sequence MKKVRRKEVIYRAGDRADALYHLERGLVRIIEILPDGRQLTLRHVLPGDYFGEEVLSERQYKYTAEALTDAAAFAVDPQTLSSDDLRALAASLASQMAQVQAYETHLQWGELRSRICRYLLYLAATAAQGQDERGIYVTASHEEIADATASTRESVSKLLSDLRHEGILDTGYRKIYLVDRKTLELEAESRMLQAV
- a CDS encoding PA14 domain-containing protein, whose translation is MKAILALPRVFLLVLALAFLGLTGCNTTRPPATPSNFQATPDATPRVVLRWEAAAGATDYVLERRTNSGAFAVLGVVTNTDYTDESVDYSTTYTYRLTARNNAAASSPVEQSATTPARPLAAPDAPSNFQATPDDTPKVVLRWTAPERVARYVLERRTRDGSFATLSSTLPASTTEYTDEAVGSGTPYTYRLTPYNSAGSGSQATLQTDTPAYSEPGFTQTASSYSFSDDRPAGQDPGINPLTSPDLGLDVEYFDNPDLTGLFARRIETNINHTFSGQPPRPGMGPDTFSIRWTGLITAPASGTYTFTVLADDGVRLWVNDQLLISAWFDQNLTRRSATISLSAGQAYRIKLEYYNQDARGAIKLRWAYPGQSEQVVPPSAFVRHQKARIGYFGPKLPWPTVATHAALLPDGRVMTFHGLDPVGKGQGDNYRDYSKHASTQVFVWTPGTPTDAQSQARYDNTRTDLFCSGYVLAANGKLYLAGGNLGYDYTASGGEYGFPAGHKHTNIFDPSTNTWSAGPDMTYGRWYPSVITLPNEEMLIIGGNRDQHNGDGDIYRQDWNTIPDVWNPFTNTLRRLTGAESIDINGNVLINHFYPWVHVAPNGQVFLSGNYEKWFYINTTGQGSLGPVHSSLVDRYYGSSVMYQPGKILILGGGDVQKSNPPGISRGENSAQVIELNPNNQSISVRNVAPMAYKRTHVNATLMPDGRIFVNGGNEDGIQFSNATAVYESEIWSPLTETFKRAAEAQCPRTYHSTALLLLDGTIITMGGGATGGDDLPNLPECDKTKGNEQKVNQLNAEIYYPPYLHNADGSLASRPVVQSAPDRISYGQSFALTTDVPATAVERVTLVAFGAVTHAFNMGQRFIELNFTRTGPNSLQVTAPASPNLATPGFYQLYVLDGRGVPSEARVVRLRDASLP
- a CDS encoding glycosyltransferase family 4 protein, producing MNELLLALLATLTAAVLVGLSLPLARSLGIVDRPGVIKIHTLPTPRFGGVGIVASVLLWGYYTQVVAGWALLGLLVIAITGGLDDRFSLSPRLRLLAELVAGVVLGMHFWSALGWGGVGLAVVLVLLMSNAVNLIDGMNGLAAGNALISAVGIAILLWSIPAGAGLAVILAASLLGFLFWNYPRAKTFMGDSGSLSIGYLLAMLLLMAAAQGGATFGAALMMVGFPLYDTAAGIIRRWRRGKPIFDGDRDHTYDRLDQLYLRNPAKTVAVVWLVSGVLVLAGLVIGKVDVGMGLVLGVLLAAVLFWGAYRLGSL
- a CDS encoding complex I NDUFA9 subunit family protein, translated to MKVLIVGGSGYVGTHMAQHLLERGHQVTVASRRGEGPLSGVRYVMADAAKNEGLLEAAQGQEALIYLVGIIRERGDQTFRQAHVDGVRHSLAAAKAAGIARFVHMSALGTARGTGSRYYETKAEGEELVQASRLDWTILRPSLIFGQGDEFFGGILKGLVTAPIPFIPLIGDGRFVFRPIWVGDVAAAFEQALGRPNTIHRSYNLVGPKEYTFRELLLLVRDTLGSRKPLLSIPLTLMDWVVPLISPLPFSPITRDQYLQLKMGNTADPVHMRHAFALEERSLETELPKILSAKRLVGA